A single window of Polyodon spathula isolate WHYD16114869_AA chromosome 2, ASM1765450v1, whole genome shotgun sequence DNA harbors:
- the LOC121305873 gene encoding Rieske domain-containing protein-like, translating to MTSTAGVESSVFVGKEDDIIESKRNAALVHGRHVVVIYREGEFYAMDMHCYHTGGPLHLGDIEDINGKLCIVCSWHKITLAEGEGLYQAINPQAPKSTARWCSKGVKQRTHCVHVRNGDVYVTLSDLSAGIDSDYYQSEEYRQTEKSIKYLTQGTRCTNADRCSCNTDDNVSEPLLRYSCTVNTSGLF from the exons ATGACCTCTACAGCTGGAGTAGAATCATCCGTTTTTGTGGGGAAGGAAGATGACATCATTGAGTCCAAAAGAAATGCTGCTCTTGTGCATGGCAGGCATGTGGTAGTTATCTACCGTGAAGGAGAGTTCTATGCCATGGACATGCACTGTTACC ATACAGGGGGACCATTACATCTTGGGGACATTGAG GACATCAATGGCAAGCTGTGCATCGTGTGTTCATGGCACAAGATCACTCTGGCTGAAGGGGAGGGTCTTTATCAAGCCATAAACCCACAGGCTCCCAAGTCCACAGCCAGGTGGTGCTCCAAAGGGGTGAAGCAGAGGACTCATTGTGTTCATGTGAGAAACGGGGACGTGTACGTCACTCTCTCTGACTTGAGCGCTGGCATAGACTCGGACTACTATCAGTCTGAAGAATACAGACAGACTGAAAAAAGTATCAAATACCTGACCCAAGGAACACGTTGCACCAATGCTGATCGCTGCAGCTGTAATACAGACGACAATGTTTCCGAGCCACTGCTGAGGTACTCTTGCACTGTGAACACCTCTGGGCTTTTTTAA
- the LOC121327348 gene encoding probable G-protein coupled receptor 150: MEALISLESYLHANSSSLLVSQWNLNASNIEGETTASPQYDRQIRIITMTVIFAVALVGNSTVLYKICCRKSKRRKIDFLITNLALADLCVSALTLFSQIIWEVLEDKWVAGDLACRLFKVLQVFGLIASSNIIAVIALERHHVIVNPLASPLPTKILAFLAWFTALLLSGPQAFVFKVKGGEKCLSTFGDLPKWHFQMYIIYGSITVFFAPFCILCAAYTRILWTIWQKEQQVDSKRADPKQLMRRPVRIIATNSAIPRAKIKTLKMTLVIIILFIVCGLPYFIIEMKVAFGTSTELDAKVIAVLGVFVVSNSAVNPYVYLFFKTDNVYLRKLEKKLCFSCLKEYRENTFHRERLVHPGRKAEQSTTTTTSETETTAVHSVSYIKSALSLSDIASCESSI, translated from the coding sequence ATGGAAGCTCTGATCAGCTTAGAGAGTTACCTGCACGCAAATTCATCCTCACTGCTGGTCAGTCAATGGAATCTTAACGCGTCCAACATTGAAGGGGAAACCACAGCCAGTCCACAGTATGACAGGCAAATCCGAATCATCACCATGACCGTGATCTTTGCAGTGGCACTGGTGGGCAACTCGACCGTGCTGTACAAGATCTGCTGCCGGAAAAGCAAGAGGCGGAAAATCGATTTCCTCATCACTAACCTGGCCCTAGCGGACCTGTGCGTCTCGGCGCTGACTCTGTTTTCTCAGATCATCTGGGAGGTTTTAGAAGACAAGTGGGTGGCAGGGGACCTGGCCTGCAGGCTCTTCAAAGTCTTGCAGGTGTTTGGGCTGATTGCCTCGTCCAACATCATTGCCGTAATCGCGCTGGAGAGGCACCACGTTATTGTGAACCCCCTGGCATCTCCGCTGCCAACAAAAATACTGGCATTTCTTGCCTGGTTCACagccctcctcctctctggcccGCAGGCTTTTGTGTTCAAAGTCAAAGGTGGAGAGAAGTGCCTCAGCACATTTGGTGACCTGCCCAAGTGGCATTTCCAAATGTACATCATCTACGGATCCATCACCGTGTTTTTCGCTCCGTTCTGTATCCTGTGCGCTGCTTACACCCGAATCCTGTGGACGATCTGGCAGAAAGAGCAACAGGTGGACAGCAAACGAGCCGACCCGAAACAGTTAATGAGGAGACCGGTGAGAATTATTGCAACCAACAGTGCGATCCCACGCGCCAAAATAAAAACCCTAAAAATGACTCTGGTGATCATCATTCTCTTCATTGTCTGCGGGCTTCCTTATTTCATCATCGAAATGAAGGTGGCATTCGGGACCAGCACGGAATTAGACGCGAAGGTAATCGCGGTGCTGGGCGTCTTTGTCGTCTCCAACAGTGCTGTCAACCCTTACGTTTATCTGTTCTTCAAGACCGACAACGTTTACCTGAGGAAACTGGAGAAAAAACTGTGTTTCTCTTGCTTGAAGGAGTACAGGGAGAACACGTTTCACAGGGAACGGCTTGTGCACCCGGGAAGGAAAGCAGAACAGTCCACAACCACCACGACTTCAGAGACGGAGACTACAGCGGTGCACTCAGTCAGTTACATAAAATCCGCCCTGTCGCTCAGTGACATTGCTTCGTGTGAAAGCTCGATATGA